AATTAATTTTGATCAGCTTCTTCAAGAGGGCCAATGTCCTTTTATGCAATTTAAGGTTGGAAAAGTAAGAATTTGCAAGTTTCTTCTACTCTTCCCCTAGCTTGCTCGGCTTGGGTGATCACATCCTGTTACTCCAACTTTTTCAGAAATGGTAGCAGGCTGACTACAGCACAGACTATGTAAAGAGAACAATTTACAGGTATTTTACTGTTCCATAAAAGCGTCATTCAAATATATCTATCCATTACTACCGGCTTTCACCGTTATTTGAAGTATGTTAAATCTTTTTTACTTTTTGTGCCTCTGGACATAAGGAGATTCTATTAATTTTGAGGTCTACAGAAAAAATATATTGCTAATTGACCGAAGTGAGATGGGAAAATATTTTGATAAATATAACAATTATAGGTATGTCAGATGGTGTTTGTGACAGATGTCCGGAAACAGTTATCTCAAATAATGCAAAAAATTGCTAAAGGTAATGATTTCCTGTTGCTGGAGTTCTTAAAACATAAACTATTCTTAAATAAAGATCAGACATTCTCCTCATGGGGAGTTGTAGAATTCAGCTTGTCCTTTTCTCTTGAACATCATAATCCAGCATCTGTAGTCTACTACTCcgtccgtctcaaaatatttatcgctTTTTTCATTTACACGCCCACTAAGAAAGCATTTATAAGGGTAGTATTTTAACTGTTTTACCCTTAACATATTTCATCATGTAATCTCTCCTCAATAAATGTTTACTCCATCAATGGTGAGAACCTCTTAAATGTTGCTAATTAatacaagggtaaaataggaaaaatcTACTTAATTTTATATTGGTTAAATAAAACGccaaatattttgagacaagtatttttagtaaggacgaaaaatattttgagacggagggagtacacaATTAACCTTGTGTCTCCCTTGAATTAGTATTTAGTTTCTAGTTTAGGAAAGTGCATGGGTGCCTCCATAATGTTGCTTTATTTTGTCTTAATAAAACTAGGCTCGAACTATCGCTCGAGAGGTAAGAAGTTGATCCTTGTTTGGTCATAAGGATAGTAGTTCTCCTTGGGTCATAAAGATAAACAGAAACTATTGATATATAAAGATCCTTCAAGATTGCCCTGTTGGGAGTTGTAGAATTTTGACTTATCCTTTTCTCTTAAAAAGGAGGAAAGCATTGCGCATTGACTATGCTAATCAGCTTGCTGACGTATTTGTCAAACTTCCGTTTCGAGTCTAAACTCATACAAGTACTCTCTTACAGTGGTACTTTGTAATGTTGGTCCCTTTTTGGTGGAGGTCATGGGCTCAAGCTTCATCTTTAGTTTGAAAATGAACTTTAAATATGGTGTAGGGGCTCCATAGTCCGTTATTGTATTTGGCACGAGATCTATGTCTGCTGGTGTTCCGTAAATGTTCCATTATTATGATTTAAACTTGAACTGGTGAATCTCAATACTCAAATCTCAAGTATCTATTTGATTTCTGCAGGGTCATTCCTCTTCTGTGATAAAAACAGATGAGGGTTAGATGCTTGTAAACAGTGTTGCCGGTCATCAACTAATAGTGTCACAGCCCATTTATTGCATAATGCATGTGTAGTTGAGATATTGTGGGAATGCCAAGTTTAGCGAAGATTGAGGAACTAAATATCCTTAGACCAAGGAAAGTACCATATGCTTGAGAGTAGAGGTAATTTAACTCAATTATCCTATCCATTTTGCTTGATCATTTCTTGTACATGACATAGCGGGGTTACCGTCAGCCTGGTAAGCAAATTCAAGAAGTAACTTCAAACAGGAAAAAGAAAGAAACCGCAATAATTCGACCACCAGAAATCACGACAGCAAGATAGAAGCTGGGAAAGAATCCTAGCTAGAAAGGGAGGTAGTAGCATTACAATGGTGGTTTGACAGATTGGTCTACATGTGCATGGCCTGTCTTCGACGCAAATTTTTGCTGCTCGGATAGGACAATATTGTATATCATCACTTAAGCTTTGTGATGGGAGGGTGCAAAATCTTGCCTTGGCGATTCATGAATCGACCCAATGGATGTGTGTCTAAAGAATGGTCAGATGGTTCTTGGTCTCAATCTCTACCAAAAAAGaagaatgaatgaatgaatgttTTCGGAGGCTACTTTTCAGTGCTTAATTTGATCACCAAAGGCCTTTACAGTAAGCAAGAGAGTTACGTATCGGCAGACTCTTAGTTTTATCTATGTGAGGTTTTCATAGTTGACACCTTTATAATATTCTTTTTGATTGCTGTAGTTGAGTTTTCACATGATTTCCTGTATGTTTTTCTTAAGGGCTGCAAAATATGAATCATTTGATTTACTTCTGTGAAATTTGAGTCCACAATGAGAAAATGAGAATGTGTGCAAGAATATAATTTCATCAGACTAATTCTGCAATTGGCTAGCTTAGGTGTTTTTGAGTGGTATCATTAGCTCATCAAAGACTAAGGGAGGATGGAAATCAAATTACCACAAGCTGATTTCTATAAGACTAATGATCTTGTAAGTGCTATGTTTCTAAACTTGTTCTACTCTAAGCCAACTTTAGAAGTGTTTTATACTAAATGAACTTCAGTGTTGGGCATATCGTGCTCAGCACGGGCACGGGCCATCTAGTTAAAGAATAACTAGTTGCTACTATTATTGTTTTTTTTGGATCTATGAATCTTTGTCGAATTATATGTACTTAAAAGTTTGTAATTGCAAGCATTTATTTATAAGAGGAACGTGGGAAGATATGCAATTTAGTATTGCGGTGCCTTAGGATATTTCGATACCTTATtaatgaactatgatttactaaTTTGTAAAGATTCTATAAGAGTTGGAAAAGTTCTTATAGTTTTCACAAATTGTGGAATTTTCAtgtttataagaaaaaatacaacataagaaatccaaattgaCAAGTCCaaataaaatttcaacttcaaatcaacatgatttcaaatcataatttgaaatcatgtccaaacagaCCTAAATTCTTCCTTTGAAAATGCTACCACAACAAAATATCTTGTCGTAGCTACCTTAATTATATTGAATTATTGATCTTAACATTATATTGATGCTACTTGTACTGTATGCAAAAATTCTGACGAGACTATTTGAGGATATTTATTTACACTGCAAGTTCTGCAACATAGAACAAACCCTTTGGAATCAAGTAGGGGTGAACATTCCCTAGAATTTCATGGATACCCATTGGTTGGAATACATTACTAACAATTGGATTTCTTAGACAGATATTTTCCCTTTTGTCATTTGGAGTCATTTGGAGTATATGGCTTACTCGTAATGCCAATTATACCTCTTTTGATATCTCAATGAGTTTAATCATTCACAGAACCACTGAATACCAATTCCTTACTGAAAAAGAGTCATTTAATACTCACAGGAGAGCCCCACATGTAGGTTGGTTTAAACTGAATATTATGGCTCCTTTTTAAAATCAAAACATATAGGTGGATTAGTTGGAGTAATTAGAAACCAAGAAGCATCTTCGGTAACaaatgtaattacacagtttgatcatttaaattttaaaaataactaTAATTATCAAAAACTAAAAGCTACTATGTGTCCTCATAAATAATAAGTACATAGTAATATTAACCTCGGAGAAAGGGTGAGATTTATGTTATAATTGTGTAAATAGCTTCAAACCATGTCTAGATGTAGTAACATAGTAGTTTTCATCTTAAACAGATGAAAGACCAAAGAGTTACTTATATATGAAGTTGTTCGCTACTTTCACATTGTTCAACATGAGTCATGAGTTTTACAGGTGTCCGTTGCCAGTGAAAAATGAAGCTAAATTTACTGAAGGGTTTCATCCAATCATTGAGGATGCACGCATCACCAGATATGACTACTCCTGATGATGAGTTTACACTTGTGAATTGATTCATTCCAGGACAAGATAGTGCCACATATGTCTGCCAACAAGGACATGGATTTTCTACTGTCACATTGTATTGCCAGAACTGCCTGAACTTCGCACCTGTATTATATACTGTCACCACTGGTGGACACTCTCCCATGCCTAGTATTtatcaaacccaaaaaaaaaaaaaatgtaagttcAATCCCATAAAGAAGAAAATAGTTTAAGATTTGCGAGCTGACAGTAAATACTCTCTCAGTCTCAATGTAAgtgttatattttttttattttttttgttggtttGTCTCCAAAAGAGcgcatctttctatatttagtaagttgacaattcaaacaacTTACGTGGCAAATTTAAAACCACGAGATTTAAAGTACTTTTTACTACTTTACGCATCTTTAATTTTatatcacaagattcaaagtttctctttattttttaaattccgtGTCAAGTTAagctaagacacttaaattagcTAGGACGGATGGACTAAATTTTTTTAGACCACTAGATTAAGTCTGACATATAATAATAGGCAACTCTTCGTATAAAGTATGATTTGATAATTTAGAATAATTAGAGTAATGATATGCAATAGATCATATCAACCAATTAACACGAATTGATGGTGTAAAAATTATTTAGATGAGCAGAATATAACTTAAATAAAAATACTAGGGGAGAAGGTTTACTTTTGCATAAGAGACCAAGAAAGAGCAAAACGCCTAGAAAGTTGATGGTGCTAGCCATTagagagcccgtttggattggcttacagcttaaagctgtttgcagcttataagctgaaaaaaataagttgggtagtccaacttattttttttggcttataagctgttttcagcttataagctgctttagataaactaagtcaaatgggtccaattatttttttgagcttattttaagcataaaatgactttaagctggccagtcaaacactcaaaaaagctgaaaacagcttataagctaacttataagccaatccaaacgggctctaggatTGCTTCCGCGTAATGTGAATGAAGGCTAACTAGCTAGCTCATGTTTTTATAAAACCTTTTTTCCAGTAATTAGTGCATAATCATGCAAACTTAAAGGATATCAGACGAGATTCACTCCTTGTTACCAGATTAATGTAAAGgatatttttttttggggtaatAAATGTAGAGGATATTTGTCTCGATTTCGAATTCAAAATCTCAGAGATCTCTCTTTCTAAGTATAGTGACGTTTGGGTTTAAATTTACTGAAATTAATTATGTATGGCAGTATTTCTATCCTCATTATGTTCCTATCAAATAccccctccgttcacttttacttgtcacgtaGCTTCTCGAGATTCAAACTACATGTTTTTTGACCAACCTTTTAAGATATATCTTTTTtatcatattaatatgagaagaattgcaacttacAATATTTTCCGTATTGTTCTCGAACAtccaatttaaaatatttaattaatttaactCAATTTAGCTCCAAAGATTAATCAAATTAATTTTCGAGAAGCAAAATGTGACAAGTAAAAGTCAAACGACCGGGAAGTATTTTCTTTTGGGTCAAAACTCAAAAGTTAGCATTTTATATTGGTTTCGCAAAAAGAGTGATAGTAAATTACAAAGAATTGATTGTAATTTACAAAAGCGTCCATACGTTGGCAAGCATTAATCTATTTATTCAAAAAGAATTAAGCACATGTCGTGATACAAGCAACAACGGCAATAAAAATTTCTTCGTATCTTGGCGCAGTCATTGGTGAGTAATGGTGACATTACCTTTGCGCTTTAATGCTCCAACAGAGAATTATGcgtattttttgttttttattttttatttttttattagtcgaagcttttaaaataaaatatgcaAGTTGTGATGAAAGTAGTAGTAAATGTTATAATATACGTTCTTCTTCCTTGTGGGTAAAGAGTTTGTGGTGACCTTATGTTTGCAATATAATAGTTCAAGAAGCTAAATAGTAGTATAATACTTTAATTTGGCGTCCGCCTCAAAAGTTTGAAGAAAACTTTTAACCGAAATTCTTTTCAAGTTTTtgcaaaaattaatttttaatcaaACACTAAGAAATAAACTATGTTTAGATTTTACATTCAGAAACCTTCTTTAATTCGTTTTTTGCAATGACTAAAGATAATTTCAACTAAGTGTTTGGTTGAATTTCTTATCATCATGATGATATGAGAAAGCTTCTACGAAAGCTGATACAACAGTCGGAATATCTAATCCGCAATATAGTAGATACTTTACACACAAGTTGATGCTCATTTTTTTATCAACTATAAACTTTTGAAAGTGATATGTACTTGATTTCTGAATAAATTTATTGAAAGTCTTAGGAAAAAGAAGTATGCAACTTGCAAGACAATCGATTTTAGTATCTTTTTTTGAGAGAAAAAGTCTTTTGACAACGTTATTCCTGATGAGTAAAAATTTCGTGAAAAAAAAGTTAAATATTCTTTGTAAAATGTGCAAAATGCAAGACGATAGATTAATATATACACTTTTCAATCAAAAAAGAAACTCATATAGGGTCCTGATCATAACAGTGGCTCCTTCAACTGGAAAAAGAGTTAAGAGATCCAAAGATACCAACTACATCGTGGAAAAGCACAAAtagtacaacaacatacccagtgtattcccacaaatagggtctggagagggtagagtgtacgcagaccttacccctacctcgcgGAAACACAAAATAGCATCTTGCAAAAATCAGTCTTTCTTGGCATATGATCTTCTAGATATTGCATATCAGAAACCAGAATTGCAGTGaggtaaaaaaaatcaaaacacacCTTGACTACTAAAAGAGGTATATGAAGGCTCATATTCTCACAAGTCACAGAGTATACATGACCCTCAAATGAGCCAATGCTAGAGCATTTCAACAAGACTTTAGTTTGTCGTCTACTTTGGTACTGTCTAGGAAGAAAAACGGCGAATCCAAACGCTTTCTTTACAGCGATATTGTACATGATATAAGACGCACTTTGTTTTGACAAGATAACCAGTGTACCACAAACTTGGTCCAAAATCTCCGAATTGTTAAAAGAGTGCAACTAGAACTCCTAACCAGTTATATGCAACATTCATCTACAGAAGTTTCCGCGTCCTCGCTCCTTGTCTTCAGATTCTCCTTGTTCCATTTGTCAGTCTCCAATAAGATAGATCTGATACAAAGAAACATCTGAATGCAAACAGAAGGCATAATTTCTTATGGTACCTCTAGATTTTGCCTTCCATCATGACCTTGCTTCTGCTTCCGGGGGGACCACAGGTTCAGGGTTGATTGAAACAGAAACAGCTTCATCGTTGTTACTTACAGTACCTTGTGACCCTTCAACAGTAGGTAGCAGCCACTGCCTTGAATGCTCAACTGAAATCTCGGAACTATCAGAGTTTAGATCCCTGCCAAGCATTGCAGGGCGCCTTTGTTTGTTCTCAATAGATTCCGGTACGGAAAGACGGCAAACTGGACAGGTGGACTGTTTTCTTAGCCATATATCAATACATGAAAGATGAAAACTATGGCCACATTTGGGCATAATTCTCAGAACTTCGTTCTCCTGGTACTCCGATAAGCATATACTGCACCTGTAATTCAAATTGCTTAACCTCATCAATGGACAAACCTATCAAACTTAGGTATGCCAAAAAACTTTATTTTAGTTACAACTTAGAAAATACCAGGCTGGATGAAGACGAGGAAATAGCAGCCTG
The sequence above is a segment of the Lycium barbarum isolate Lr01 chromosome 6, ASM1917538v2, whole genome shotgun sequence genome. Coding sequences within it:
- the LOC132645663 gene encoding RING-H2 finger protein ATL64-like, with protein sequence MFGSGMNLITTIIGFGMSATFIVFVCTRLICGRISRRQSRQMFEIESGIDLEMPEHRINGLDSVVVAAIPTMKFHSAAFTSSEEDTQCSICLSEYQENEVLRIMPKCGHSFHLSCIDIWLRKQSTCPVCRLSVPESIENKQRRPAMLGRDLNSDSSEISVEHSRQWLLPTVEGSQGTVSNNDEAVSVSINPEPVVPPEAEARS